In one window of Blattabacterium sp. (Cryptocercus punctulatus) str. Cpu DNA:
- the pth gene encoding aminoacyl-tRNA hydrolase — translation MDKFLIIGLGNPGSLYQKTRHNLGYFILDKISEKYLFSFYKKKLGFLSEFIFYEKRIFFLKPSTYVNESGLSVKYWMNKKKILLKNILIISDDIYLNFGSLRLRGKGGNGGHNGLKSIEKELKSSHYARLRFGIKNDFFKKVDYVLGIWKENELKNILNKLEISINIIFSFILNGLQKTMNLFNKKI, via the coding sequence ATGGATAAATTTTTAATAATTGGATTAGGAAATCCGGGGAGTTTATATCAAAAAACAAGACATAATTTAGGTTATTTTATTTTAGATAAAATATCAGAAAAATATTTATTTTCTTTTTATAAAAAAAAATTAGGTTTTCTTTCAGAATTCATTTTTTATGAAAAACGAATATTTTTTCTAAAACCTTCTACTTATGTTAATGAAAGTGGTTTATCGGTTAAATATTGGATGAATAAAAAAAAAATACTATTAAAAAATATTCTTATAATATCTGATGATATTTATCTTAATTTTGGATCTCTTCGTTTAAGAGGAAAAGGAGGAAATGGAGGACATAATGGATTAAAAAGTATTGAAAAAGAATTAAAAAGTTCTCATTATGCACGTCTTCGTTTTGGAATTAAAAATGATTTTTTTAAAAAAGTAGATTATGTATTAGGAATTTGGAAGGAAAATGAATTAAAAAATATACTCAATAAATTAGAAATAAGTATTAATATAATATTTTCATTTATTTTAAATGGATTACAAAAAACAATGAATTTATTCAATAAAAAAATTTAA
- the lepA gene encoding translation elongation factor 4: MHNIRNFCIIAHIDHGKSTLADRLLEFTKTVPEGYRHQLLDDMDLERERGITIKSHAIQMEYKYKNKEYKLNLIDTPGHVDFSYEVSRSIAACEGALLVVDCTKSVQAQTISNLYLALKKNLFIIPILNKIDLSESRSEDVIEEIIELVKCKSEDIISVSAKNGFGIKEVLDKIITHIPPPNGDSKAPLQAMIFDSFYNSFTGVIAYFKVKNGFIQKGQKLRFMSTEKIYYAYEIGILKLKRISKNKIEVGDVGYIVSGIKNTYEVKVGDTITDAKNPALKSISGFEEVKPMVFASVYPVTYDKYEELRSAMERLQLNDAALTFSSESSPALGFGFHCGFLGILHMEVVKERLEREYGITVIITIPNVSYKVFMKKKSNQVIIVNNPSDFPEMEKIQKIEEPYVLVSVLTKKNFIGNVISLCIGKRGNIIGDQHHLTSSRIKVTFEIPLSEIIFDFYDKLKTISKGYATFDYYFLDYRNSDLKKITVLINHQKVDALSLLVHKEKAFFIAKKICKELAILIPKHQFSIPIQVSISGKIIARETIKSLRKNVTAKCYGGDISRKRKLLEKQKKGKKKMRQIGKVEIPSSTFVNFLKIKN; this comes from the coding sequence ATGCATAACATTCGGAATTTTTGTATTATTGCACATATAGATCATGGAAAAAGTACTTTAGCTGATCGGTTATTAGAATTTACAAAAACAGTTCCAGAAGGATATAGACATCAATTACTTGATGATATGGATTTAGAACGAGAACGTGGTATTACTATTAAAAGTCATGCTATTCAAATGGAATATAAATATAAAAATAAAGAGTATAAATTAAATTTAATAGATACTCCAGGCCATGTAGATTTTTCCTATGAAGTATCACGTTCCATTGCAGCTTGTGAAGGAGCTTTATTAGTTGTTGATTGTACTAAAAGTGTACAAGCACAAACTATATCTAATCTCTATTTAGCATTAAAAAAAAATCTTTTCATTATTCCAATATTAAATAAAATTGACTTATCTGAATCAAGATCTGAAGATGTTATAGAAGAAATTATAGAACTAGTAAAATGCAAATCGGAAGATATTATTTCTGTTAGTGCTAAAAATGGATTTGGAATTAAGGAAGTTTTAGATAAAATTATTACACATATCCCACCTCCAAATGGAGATAGTAAAGCACCTTTACAAGCAATGATTTTTGATTCTTTTTATAATTCATTTACTGGAGTAATCGCTTATTTTAAAGTAAAAAATGGATTTATACAAAAAGGGCAAAAATTACGTTTTATGTCTACAGAAAAAATTTATTATGCTTATGAAATAGGGATTCTTAAATTAAAACGTATTTCTAAAAATAAGATTGAAGTAGGAGATGTAGGATATATCGTTTCTGGAATTAAGAATACTTATGAAGTAAAAGTAGGAGATACGATTACTGATGCTAAAAATCCAGCTTTAAAATCTATCAGTGGATTTGAAGAAGTTAAACCTATGGTTTTTGCTAGTGTTTATCCTGTAACTTATGATAAGTATGAGGAATTACGTTCTGCTATGGAAAGATTGCAATTGAATGATGCTGCTCTTACTTTTAGTTCTGAATCTTCACCTGCTTTAGGATTTGGATTTCATTGTGGTTTTTTAGGTATACTTCATATGGAAGTTGTGAAAGAACGTCTTGAACGTGAATATGGAATTACCGTAATCATTACTATTCCTAATGTTTCTTATAAAGTTTTTATGAAAAAAAAATCGAATCAGGTTATTATTGTAAATAACCCTTCAGATTTTCCAGAAATGGAAAAAATACAAAAAATAGAGGAACCTTATGTTTTAGTTTCTGTTCTTACTAAAAAAAATTTCATAGGTAATGTGATATCTTTATGTATAGGAAAAAGAGGAAATATAATTGGAGATCAACATCATTTAACCTCTAGTAGAATAAAAGTTACATTTGAAATTCCTTTATCTGAAATAATATTTGATTTTTATGATAAATTAAAAACAATATCTAAAGGATATGCTACTTTTGATTACTATTTTTTAGATTATAGAAATTCTGATTTAAAAAAAATTACTGTATTAATTAATCATCAAAAAGTAGATGCTTTATCTCTTTTAGTACATAAAGAAAAAGCTTTTTTTATAGCAAAAAAAATATGTAAAGAGTTAGCAATTTTGATTCCAAAGCATCAATTTAGTATACCTATTCAGGTTTCTATTTCTGGAAAAATTATTGCTAGAGAGACTATTAAATCTTTAAGAAAAAATGTAACTGCTAAATGTTATGGAGGGGATATTTCTAGAAAACGAAAACTTTTGGAAAAACAGAAAAAAGGAAAGAAAAAAATGCGTCAGATAGGAAAAGTTGAAATTCCTTCATCTACTTTTGTAAATTTTTTAAAAATTAAAAATTAA
- the gap gene encoding type I glyceraldehyde-3-phosphate dehydrogenase, with protein MSKIKIGINGLGRIGKLVLISALNKNDIEVISVNDLAPIEYLAYILKYDSVHGPFKGNIRIENNNYLILNEKRIKITNEKNPENLEWGNLGVNYVVESTGLFLTKKLAEIHLKSGAKKVILSAPPKGDDIPMYIMGVNHDTINSNQDIISNASCTTNCLAPIVKVLNDNFEILEGLMTTIHASTATQKVVDSVSSKDWRGGRSSLINMIPSSTGAANAVGKIIPSLNGKLTGMAFRVPISDVSVLDLTVRLKKRTTYDCIKYCIKKESETRLKGILGYTEEAVVSTDFIGDKRISIFDASSSIMLNPTFIKIVSWYDNEVGYSNKLIDLIHYMVYRDYGI; from the coding sequence ATGTCCAAAATTAAAATAGGAATAAATGGTCTAGGAAGGATAGGAAAATTGGTTTTAATATCTGCTTTAAATAAAAATGATATTGAAGTAATATCCGTAAATGATTTAGCCCCCATAGAATATTTAGCTTATATATTAAAATACGATTCTGTACATGGTCCTTTTAAAGGAAATATTCGGATAGAAAATAACAATTATTTAATTTTAAATGAAAAAAGGATAAAAATAACTAATGAAAAAAATCCTGAAAATTTAGAATGGGGGAATTTAGGGGTAAATTATGTTGTTGAATCTACTGGTCTTTTTTTAACGAAAAAATTAGCTGAAATACATTTAAAATCAGGAGCTAAAAAAGTAATATTATCCGCTCCTCCAAAAGGAGATGATATACCGATGTATATTATGGGAGTCAATCATGATACTATTAATTCAAATCAAGATATTATATCTAATGCTTCTTGTACTACTAATTGTTTAGCTCCAATTGTTAAGGTATTGAATGATAATTTTGAGATATTGGAAGGATTAATGACTACAATACATGCTTCTACTGCAACTCAAAAAGTTGTAGATTCTGTTTCATCTAAAGATTGGAGAGGTGGAAGATCATCCTTAATTAATATGATTCCATCATCTACTGGAGCTGCAAATGCAGTTGGAAAAATTATACCTAGTTTAAACGGAAAATTAACAGGAATGGCTTTTAGAGTTCCTATATCAGATGTATCAGTATTAGATTTAACTGTTCGTTTAAAGAAGCGTACTACTTATGATTGTATTAAATATTGCATAAAAAAAGAATCTGAAACTAGATTAAAGGGAATTTTAGGATATACTGAGGAAGCAGTAGTATCTACAGATTTTATAGGAGATAAAAGAATTTCTATTTTTGATGCTAGTTCAAGTATTATGTTAAATCCAACTTTTATAAAAATAGTTTCATGGTATGATAATGAAGTAGGTTATTCTAATAAATTAATAGATCTTATTCATTATATGGTTTATCGTGATTATGGAATATAA
- a CDS encoding type I restriction enzyme HsdR N-terminal domain-containing protein, producing MYFFDFFSNYLHLKKINNKTYIFCVIRKKFYSFTKEEVIRQYIIFLLKKVKNYKNSDIWVEHPFHINKLNKRLDILVHLNKKPHILIECKAPNILLTQKIFDQISKYNKNIKAPYLMISNGIKNLVFKTDQYNKKFSFLNYIP from the coding sequence ATGTATTTTTTTGATTTTTTTTCCAATTATTTACATTTAAAAAAAATAAATAATAAAACTTATATATTTTGTGTAATTCGAAAAAAATTTTATTCCTTTACTAAGGAAGAAGTAATTCGTCAATACATAATTTTTTTACTAAAAAAAGTAAAAAATTATAAAAATTCTGATATATGGGTCGAACACCCTTTTCATATCAATAAATTAAATAAAAGATTAGATATTTTGGTTCATTTAAATAAAAAACCACATATACTTATTGAATGTAAAGCACCTAATATTTTATTAACACAAAAAATTTTCGATCAAATATCTAAATATAATAAAAATATCAAAGCACCATATCTAATGATCAGTAATGGAATAAAAAATTTAGTTTTTAAAACGGATCAATATAATAAAAAATTTTCATTTTTAAATTATATTCCATAA
- the trxB gene encoding thioredoxin-disulfide reductase — protein MSKKIMNCVIIGSGPAGYSAAIYSARADLHPTLFLGFQPGGQLTVTTEVDNYPGFPIGISGNELMENCKKQALRFNTIIIHKTITEVYLSNQKGGVHFINVENKENIKSKGIIIATGSRPKFLGLDKEKKFIGLGVSFCATCDGYFHKGKDVAVVGGGDTALEEASYLSKICKNVYLFVRKNYFRASKALQNRILKKKNINIFFCYQVIEIIGDRFLEGIKIMNNKDKNTKILFISGLFISIGHTPNTELFKNQLNLDKNGYIIVEKGGTSTNKPGVFAAGDVQDPIYRQAITSAGTGCMAALDLERYLYLY, from the coding sequence ATGTCAAAAAAAATAATGAATTGTGTAATTATTGGATCTGGTCCTGCTGGATATTCAGCAGCTATATATTCCGCTCGTGCAGATCTACATCCTACCCTTTTTTTAGGATTTCAACCTGGTGGTCAATTAACAGTTACTACGGAGGTGGATAATTATCCTGGATTTCCAATAGGAATTAGTGGAAATGAACTTATGGAAAATTGTAAAAAACAAGCATTACGTTTCAATACTATTATTATTCATAAAACTATTACTGAAGTATATTTATCTAATCAGAAAGGTGGGGTACACTTTATTAATGTAGAAAATAAAGAAAATATAAAAAGTAAAGGTATTATCATAGCTACAGGTTCTCGTCCTAAATTTTTAGGGTTAGATAAAGAAAAAAAATTTATAGGACTTGGAGTTTCTTTTTGTGCTACTTGTGATGGGTATTTTCATAAAGGAAAAGATGTAGCAGTTGTAGGAGGAGGTGATACTGCTTTAGAAGAAGCTAGTTATTTATCCAAAATTTGTAAAAATGTATATTTATTTGTTAGAAAAAATTATTTTAGAGCATCTAAAGCTTTACAAAATCGTATTCTTAAAAAGAAAAATATAAATATTTTTTTTTGTTATCAAGTGATAGAAATTATTGGAGATCGTTTTTTAGAAGGAATTAAAATAATGAATAATAAAGATAAAAATACTAAAATCCTTTTTATTAGTGGTCTATTTATATCCATAGGTCATACTCCTAATACAGAATTATTTAAAAATCAACTTAATCTAGATAAAAATGGTTATATTATTGTAGAAAAAGGAGGTACTTCTACGAATAAACCAGGTGTATTTGCTGCAGGAGATGTTCAAGATCCTATATATCGTCAAGCTATTACTTCAGCTGGAACTGGATGTATGGCAGCTTTAGATTTGGAAAGATATTTATATTTATATTAA
- a CDS encoding glycine--tRNA ligase, with the protein MKENYHFFHFLISHAKNYGFVFPSSEIYGGVHAIYDYGQYGIELKNNIKEYWWKSMTQLHENIVGIDTSILMHSDIWKASGHIEKFNDFLIDNKDSKKRYCPEILIREYVNLMNNKNKGHLVNIPKEKILFRMYQSLKKKDLLDIRVLIDELNIPDPICGSHNWTNIRLFNMMFKIEEEKGNLLYLRPETAQGIFSNFLNIKNSSRMKIPFGIAQIGKSFRNEIIARKFIFRMREFEQMEMQFFILPEDEMKWYEYWKKNRLKWHLELNLGNKKYQIRDHEQLAHYASIGSDIEFNFPFGFKEIEGIHSRRDFDLKQHEEFSKKKLRVFGKKKMIGNYIPYVIETSLGLDRLFLAIFYSSLKKEKLENGNERIVLKFPPYLSPIKAAVFPLVLKDGLPEIAKRIFNNLKMDYQLVYDQKKSIGKLYRRQDAIGTPLCFTIDYDTIKTNTVTMRDRDSMKQKRIYIKDISKIIEYKTGIRKILKKLSI; encoded by the coding sequence ATGAAAGAAAATTATCATTTTTTCCATTTTTTAATTTCCCATGCCAAAAATTATGGTTTTGTTTTTCCATCTAGTGAAATTTATGGAGGGGTACATGCTATTTATGATTATGGACAATATGGAATAGAATTAAAAAATAATATTAAAGAATATTGGTGGAAGTCGATGACTCAACTTCATGAAAATATAGTTGGTATAGATACTTCTATACTTATGCATTCTGATATTTGGAAAGCTTCTGGACATATTGAAAAATTTAATGATTTTTTAATTGACAATAAGGATTCTAAAAAAAGATATTGCCCTGAGATATTAATTAGAGAATATGTTAATTTAATGAATAATAAAAATAAAGGTCATTTAGTAAATATTCCTAAAGAAAAAATATTATTTCGAATGTATCAATCCTTAAAAAAAAAGGATTTATTAGATATTAGGGTTTTAATTGATGAATTAAATATACCTGATCCAATATGTGGATCTCATAATTGGACAAATATTCGTTTATTTAATATGATGTTTAAAATTGAAGAAGAAAAAGGAAATTTATTATATCTTCGTCCGGAGACTGCACAGGGTATATTTTCTAATTTTTTAAATATAAAAAATTCTAGTAGAATGAAAATTCCTTTTGGAATTGCTCAAATAGGGAAATCATTTCGTAATGAAATTATTGCTAGAAAATTTATTTTTCGTATGCGTGAATTTGAACAAATGGAAATGCAATTTTTTATTCTTCCTGAAGACGAAATGAAATGGTATGAATATTGGAAAAAAAATAGGTTAAAATGGCATTTAGAATTAAATTTAGGAAATAAAAAATATCAAATACGTGATCATGAACAACTTGCACATTATGCTAGTATCGGATCAGATATAGAATTTAATTTTCCTTTTGGATTTAAAGAAATAGAAGGTATACATTCTAGAAGAGATTTTGATTTAAAACAACATGAGGAATTTTCAAAAAAAAAATTAAGAGTTTTTGGAAAAAAAAAGATGATTGGAAATTATATTCCTTATGTAATAGAAACATCCCTAGGTTTAGATCGTCTTTTTTTAGCTATATTTTATTCTTCTCTTAAAAAAGAAAAATTAGAAAATGGAAATGAACGGATTGTATTAAAATTTCCCCCTTATTTATCTCCTATAAAAGCAGCTGTATTTCCATTAGTTTTAAAAGATGGATTACCAGAAATTGCAAAACGAATATTTAATAATCTTAAAATGGATTATCAACTAGTTTATGATCAAAAAAAATCTATTGGAAAACTTTATCGAAGACAAGATGCTATTGGAACTCCTCTTTGTTTTACTATAGATTATGATACTATAAAAACAAATACAGTAACTATGAGAGATCGAGATTCTATGAAACAAAAAAGAATTTATATAAAAGATATTTCTAAAATTATAGAATATAAAACTGGAATACGAAAAATTTTAAAAAAATTATCAATATAA
- the pheT gene encoding phenylalanine--tRNA ligase subunit beta has protein sequence MRISYNWLKKYISVNLNSKKISNILTDIGLSVKNISKITTKNNSEDTILDIDLPPNRSDAMSHYGIARDLYAILSYRGYKPILSKPIINNYKKDLNKYCFKILIEEEKKCRRYSGIALSKIKIDSSPDWLNDQLKSIGIKSINNVIDIKNFVMHELGQPIHVFDIDQIKGEKIIIKNAKNNTYFKSEDNFTKELDKKDLIISDTKNPLSIAGIINSYNSNISIKTKNIFLGSAYFNPIYIRSIGIKHIIKTDDRFLFEKGIDPNQTVYALQRMVSLLKEIIKCQISSDIVDLYPNPIFPLKIQLRYKKIRDIIGKNICKKKIKKILSLLEIVILLENEKSLLVLVPPYRIDVQREIDLIEEILRIYGINQIKKSSKIKIYSIPNFCYKTKEKIQKIIFNQLVNYGFQEIINSPMRNQNSVFSLLNSFFDRELINIINPINKYYNSMRSTLLFGIIDSIKYNYNRGSNNIKFFEIGKIYYRKNHQFLEKTCLSIAISKIEKNNRKIIENKNYGFFYLKGIIEQIFQRIGINYYTQETTINPIFKENISIKYKNKNLVELGKIQKNISKNIEIFYAEIDLEYLISLVQEKKIIFIPYSKYPTAKRDLSLLIDKKIPFEKVYQLIKTMEKNLIKKIEICDLYEGKNIPKSKKSYTISFFFESKNKTLTDIIINNLMKKIEKFLKNKLGAKIRGIF, from the coding sequence ATGAGAATATCATATAATTGGCTTAAAAAATATATTTCCGTTAATCTTAATTCGAAAAAAATATCGAATATATTAACCGATATTGGATTATCGGTAAAAAATATAAGTAAAATTACTACAAAAAATAATAGTGAAGATACTATTCTAGATATAGATCTTCCACCTAATCGTTCCGATGCTATGAGTCATTATGGAATTGCTCGAGATTTATATGCAATTTTAAGTTATCGTGGATATAAACCTATTTTATCAAAACCTATAATAAATAATTACAAAAAAGATCTCAACAAATATTGTTTTAAAATATTGATTGAAGAAGAAAAAAAATGTAGAAGATATTCTGGAATAGCTCTTTCTAAAATAAAAATAGATTCATCTCCAGATTGGTTAAATGATCAATTAAAATCAATAGGAATAAAATCTATTAATAATGTAATAGATATAAAAAATTTTGTGATGCATGAATTAGGTCAACCTATACATGTTTTTGATATTGACCAAATAAAAGGAGAAAAAATAATTATAAAAAATGCAAAAAATAATACTTATTTTAAATCTGAAGATAATTTTACAAAAGAATTAGATAAAAAAGATTTAATTATATCTGATACAAAAAATCCTTTATCTATAGCTGGAATTATAAATAGTTATAATTCAAATATTAGTATAAAAACAAAAAATATTTTTTTAGGAAGTGCATATTTTAACCCTATTTACATTCGTTCTATTGGAATAAAACATATAATAAAAACCGATGATAGATTTCTATTTGAGAAAGGTATAGATCCTAATCAAACCGTATATGCATTACAAAGAATGGTATCTCTTCTTAAAGAAATTATAAAATGTCAAATAAGTTCTGATATAGTAGATCTTTATCCAAATCCAATTTTTCCATTAAAAATACAACTTCGTTATAAAAAAATTAGGGATATTATTGGAAAAAATATCTGTAAAAAAAAAATCAAAAAAATTTTATCATTACTTGAAATTGTAATTCTTTTAGAAAATGAAAAATCATTATTAGTTCTTGTTCCACCTTATCGAATAGATGTACAAAGAGAAATAGATTTAATAGAAGAAATATTACGTATTTATGGAATAAACCAAATAAAAAAATCCAGTAAAATAAAAATATATTCAATTCCTAATTTTTGTTATAAAACAAAAGAAAAAATACAAAAAATTATTTTTAATCAGTTAGTAAATTATGGATTTCAAGAAATTATAAATTCTCCTATGAGAAATCAAAATTCAGTATTTTCTTTATTAAATTCTTTTTTTGATAGAGAATTAATTAATATTATTAACCCTATAAATAAATATTATAATTCAATGCGTTCAACTCTATTATTTGGAATAATAGATAGTATAAAATATAATTATAATAGAGGAAGTAACAATATAAAATTTTTTGAAATTGGAAAAATTTATTATAGAAAAAATCATCAATTTTTAGAAAAAACCTGTCTTAGTATTGCTATATCAAAAATAGAAAAAAATAATAGAAAAATAATAGAAAATAAAAATTATGGATTTTTTTATTTAAAAGGAATTATAGAACAAATTTTTCAAAGAATTGGAATTAACTATTATACTCAAGAAACTACTATTAATCCTATTTTTAAAGAAAATATATCTATTAAATATAAAAATAAAAATCTTGTAGAATTAGGAAAAATTCAAAAAAATATATCTAAAAATATAGAAATATTTTATGCAGAAATTGATTTGGAATATTTAATTTCTCTTGTTCAAGAAAAAAAAATAATTTTTATTCCATATTCTAAATATCCTACTGCAAAAAGAGACTTATCATTATTAATTGATAAAAAAATTCCATTCGAAAAAGTTTATCAATTAATAAAAACAATGGAAAAAAATTTAATTAAAAAAATAGAAATATGTGATTTATATGAAGGAAAAAATATACCAAAATCAAAAAAATCTTATACTATAAGTTTTTTTTTTGAAAGTAAAAATAAAACATTAACCGATATTATTATTAATAATTTAATGAAAAAAATAGAAAAATTTTTAAAAAATAAATTAGGAGCAAAAATTAGAGGAATATTTTAA